A window of Metabacillus sp. B2-18 contains these coding sequences:
- the gerQ gene encoding spore coat protein GerQ, with protein sequence MTKRFQQPQQPYGYDAATGVQPGQQMPMQMQMQQTGYPPAATYFPGQFGQVPQFPQQQQPGVAQYIPGMLPLEQSYIENILRLNRGKVATVYMTFENNREWNAKIFKGIIEAAGRDHLILSDPQTGMRYLLLMVYLDYVTFDEELTYDPQYALASVQPR encoded by the coding sequence ATGACTAAAAGATTTCAACAACCTCAACAGCCTTACGGATATGACGCAGCAACTGGTGTTCAACCAGGACAACAAATGCCGATGCAAATGCAAATGCAGCAAACAGGTTACCCACCTGCCGCTACATATTTTCCAGGTCAATTTGGGCAAGTACCACAATTTCCACAGCAGCAGCAACCGGGTGTGGCACAATATATCCCTGGCATGCTTCCTTTAGAGCAATCCTATATTGAAAATATTTTACGTTTAAATCGCGGTAAAGTCGCAACCGTTTATATGACTTTTGAAAACAATCGTGAGTGGAATGCGAAAATTTTTAAAGGTATCATTGAAGCAGCAGGTCGTGACCACCTGATTTTAAGTGACCCGCAAACAGGTATGCGTTATTTACTTCTTATGGTTTACTTAGATTATGTAACATTTGATGAAGAGCTTACTTATGATCCACAATATGCATTAGCATCTGTTCAACCAAGATAA
- the hemQ gene encoding hydrogen peroxide-dependent heme synthase, producing MSEAAQTLDGWYCLHDFRTVDWSAWKLLSNDEREAAINEFLGLLEKWGVAQDAEQGSHALYSITGQKADFMMMILRPTMEELTEIELEFNKTTLAEFTIPAYSYVSVVELSNYLAGESNEDPYQNPHVRARLYPKLPEAKYACFYPMDKRRQGNDNWYMLSMEERRDMMKSHGLIGRSYAGKVKQIITGSVGFDDYEWGVTLFAEDVLQFKKLVYEMRFDEVSARYGEFGSFFVGNILSTSKLNDYFSV from the coding sequence ATGAGTGAAGCAGCACAAACCTTGGATGGCTGGTATTGTTTACATGATTTCCGTACTGTTGATTGGTCTGCTTGGAAGCTGTTATCTAATGATGAGCGTGAGGCTGCCATCAATGAGTTTTTAGGTTTACTAGAAAAATGGGGCGTTGCCCAAGATGCGGAGCAAGGAAGTCATGCTCTTTATTCCATTACTGGTCAAAAAGCAGATTTCATGATGATGATTCTGCGTCCAACAATGGAAGAGCTAACTGAAATTGAGCTTGAGTTTAATAAAACAACTCTTGCTGAATTTACGATTCCTGCTTATTCTTATGTTTCTGTTGTTGAGCTAAGTAATTACTTAGCTGGTGAAAGCAATGAAGATCCTTATCAAAATCCACATGTTCGTGCTCGTCTTTATCCAAAACTACCAGAAGCAAAATACGCTTGTTTCTATCCTATGGATAAGCGCCGTCAAGGCAATGACAACTGGTATATGCTTTCAATGGAAGAGCGCCGCGATATGATGAAAAGCCACGGCTTAATTGGTCGTTCTTACGCTGGTAAAGTAAAGCAAATCATCACAGGCTCTGTGGGCTTTGATGATTATGAGTGGGGAGTTACTCTTTTCGCTGAAGATGTTCTTCAGTTCAAAAAGCTTGTTTATGAAATGAGATTTGATGAAGTTAGTGCTCGTTACGGAGAGTTTGGTTCTTTCTTCGTTGGAAACATCTTAAGTACTTCTAAATTGAATGATTATTTTTCGGTTTAA
- a CDS encoding DUF423 domain-containing protein, producing the protein MKLFLLLGAINGFLAVALGAFGAHGLEGKIPEKYIKTWQTGVQYQMFHAGGLFVIAFLVDKFTNIGVFTTAGWLFLIGIILFSGSLYVLSVTQISILGAITPLGGLAFLAGWLLLGYAAIRYL; encoded by the coding sequence ATGAAGCTTTTTCTTCTTTTAGGAGCAATTAACGGATTTTTAGCGGTAGCATTAGGTGCCTTTGGAGCACATGGTCTAGAAGGGAAAATTCCTGAAAAATACATAAAAACATGGCAAACTGGTGTGCAATATCAAATGTTCCATGCCGGGGGATTGTTTGTCATTGCTTTTCTAGTGGATAAGTTCACCAATATTGGTGTATTCACAACGGCCGGATGGTTATTTTTAATTGGTATTATTCTTTTCTCAGGAAGCTTGTATGTATTAAGTGTGACACAAATTAGCATATTAGGAGCAATCACTCCATTAGGAGGCTTAGCTTTCTTAGCAGGCTGGCTGCTTTTAGGATATGCGGCAATCAGATATTTATAA
- a CDS encoding DDE-type integrase/transposase/recombinase, with protein sequence MYPQIITYLLTFINYQEQLIRTLLTLLIGKSMFDKPTEQPVNKPYRKLQVDDLPVIEVLEQLDYRVLLSEYLEKNGKALKPVQRRKNAKVSVPKAMNCPKCGAPSDYLYANNGDKGQYQCKVCTELFSEKNRYSKEAILKCPHCSKTLEKIKERKDFHVFKCKNNDCSYYQKKLNGMTSKEKKRFKKDPQAFKLRYIFRQFYIDFQPLSKESPELPAVDLSKIYASPHTLGLILTYHVNYGLSARKTAAIMQDVHGVMISHQTVLNYENSVALLLKPYVDHYPYELSDQFCGDETYIRVNGRWHYLFFFFDAVKKIILSYPVSPNRDTATAIRAIDEVLIKMKEIPENLTFVVDGNPIYLLAQHFFAQHEILFDVKQVIGLTNEDPVSTEYRPMKQIIERLNRTFKGNYRSTHGFGSEHGSISYVTLFTAYFNFLRPHAALEGKVPVVNPELKGLPTMPARWTKLIGLAQQWIVEQRQA encoded by the coding sequence TTGTACCCTCAAATTATAACCTATTTATTAACTTTTATAAACTATCAAGAACAACTCATTCGAACATTGCTTACTTTATTGATTGGTAAAAGCATGTTCGATAAACCTACTGAACAGCCCGTAAATAAACCTTATCGAAAACTTCAAGTGGATGACCTTCCGGTCATTGAAGTTCTAGAACAGCTTGATTATCGAGTTCTTCTTAGTGAATATCTAGAGAAGAACGGGAAAGCTCTCAAACCTGTTCAAAGGCGTAAGAATGCAAAAGTTTCCGTACCTAAAGCCATGAACTGTCCAAAGTGTGGTGCTCCATCGGATTATCTTTATGCCAACAATGGAGATAAAGGTCAGTATCAATGCAAGGTGTGTACAGAACTTTTCAGTGAAAAGAACCGTTACTCTAAGGAGGCCATCCTGAAGTGTCCTCATTGTTCCAAGACTCTCGAGAAAATAAAAGAAAGAAAAGATTTTCACGTGTTTAAGTGCAAGAACAATGACTGTTCTTATTATCAAAAGAAGCTCAATGGGATGACTTCAAAAGAAAAGAAAAGGTTCAAAAAGGACCCTCAAGCATTTAAATTGAGATACATTTTCCGTCAGTTTTATATCGATTTCCAGCCGTTATCTAAGGAATCACCAGAACTGCCGGCCGTGGACTTATCAAAGATTTATGCATCCCCACATACATTAGGATTGATCCTAACCTATCATGTAAACTATGGCCTTTCGGCCCGTAAAACAGCTGCGATTATGCAGGACGTACACGGAGTGATGATTTCACATCAGACTGTATTGAACTACGAAAATAGCGTAGCTTTATTACTTAAACCTTATGTGGATCACTATCCCTATGAACTTTCAGACCAATTCTGCGGTGATGAAACGTATATCAGAGTAAACGGTCGATGGCATTATTTATTTTTCTTTTTTGACGCCGTGAAAAAGATTATTCTTTCGTATCCGGTGTCGCCTAATCGAGACACAGCAACAGCCATTCGAGCAATTGATGAGGTCTTAATCAAGATGAAAGAGATTCCAGAAAATCTGACCTTTGTGGTAGACGGGAATCCAATCTATCTTTTAGCCCAACATTTCTTCGCTCAACATGAGATTTTATTCGATGTGAAGCAGGTCATTGGATTAACCAATGAGGACCCTGTTTCAACCGAATATAGACCAATGAAACAAATAATTGAGAGACTTAACCGCACCTTTAAGGGCAATTATCGCTCCACTCATGGATTCGGCTCTGAACATGGTTCCATTTCATACGTCACCTTATTTACGGCCTACTTTAACTTTTTGCGTCCGCATGCCGCCTTAGAAGGAAAAGTGCCCGTAGTGAATCCAGAACTCAAGGGGCTTCCAACAATGCCAGCACGTTGGACAAAGCTCATTGGATTAGCACAACAATGGATAGTAGAACAAAGACAAGCCTAA
- a CDS encoding uracil-DNA glycosylase — MKLQMDKSWDSVLGEQFQFDYFKELLEFLREEYEQQTIFPERESIFRALNETPYDKVKAVILGQDPYHGEGQAQGLSFSVQPGVKLPPSLRNIYMELQDDINCSLPENGSLVKWAKEGVLLLNTVLTVRKGEPASHAKKGWEMFTDEIIKKLDQRNQPIVFILWGKHAQQKKQLINSSKHFVIESAHPSPFSARKGFFGSKPFSKTNDYLRSQHIEEIDWSL, encoded by the coding sequence ATGAAATTACAAATGGATAAAAGCTGGGACAGCGTGTTAGGCGAACAATTTCAGTTTGATTATTTTAAGGAACTGTTAGAATTTTTACGTGAAGAATATGAACAACAAACCATTTTCCCTGAACGTGAAAGCATTTTTCGTGCGTTGAACGAAACTCCCTATGATAAGGTAAAAGCTGTCATTCTCGGACAAGACCCATATCATGGAGAAGGACAAGCACAAGGCTTAAGCTTTTCAGTCCAGCCGGGTGTTAAGCTCCCTCCTTCTTTACGGAATATCTACATGGAGCTTCAAGATGACATAAATTGTTCGTTACCGGAAAACGGCTCATTAGTAAAATGGGCGAAGGAAGGCGTCCTCCTTTTAAACACCGTATTAACTGTGAGAAAAGGAGAACCAGCTTCACATGCTAAAAAAGGATGGGAAATGTTCACCGATGAAATCATCAAAAAACTAGACCAAAGAAACCAACCAATTGTCTTTATCCTTTGGGGAAAGCATGCTCAGCAAAAAAAACAGCTCATCAATTCTTCAAAGCATTTCGTCATCGAAAGTGCTCATCCTAGCCCCTTCTCTGCCCGAAAAGGCTTTTTTGGAAGTAAACCATTTTCTAAAACAAATGACTATTTGCGTAGTCAACATATAGAAGAAATTGATTGGTCTTTATAG
- a CDS encoding uracil-DNA glycosylase codes for MKETPINCIKCKHFYVTWDTRFPNGCRAYGFKSAARPAITVKKSSGMACLKYEQKAIKA; via the coding sequence ATGAAGGAAACACCAATAAACTGTATAAAGTGTAAGCATTTTTATGTCACTTGGGATACGCGGTTTCCGAATGGCTGTCGAGCATACGGATTTAAATCAGCAGCAAGACCTGCCATTACGGTTAAAAAATCTTCTGGCATGGCATGTTTAAAATATGAGCAAAAAGCAATTAAGGCTTAG
- a CDS encoding YwdI family protein, which produces MNIPVSKLLIKMEAELIKAKNSSSTKEVREKVAVIQSLCEIILDEKSEVSVQPLSSPSSSEISQLELQKMMGNMSTVVKNPTSERTVKEEDANGDSLFDF; this is translated from the coding sequence GTGAACATACCTGTATCAAAACTATTAATTAAAATGGAAGCTGAATTAATCAAGGCAAAAAACAGCTCATCTACTAAAGAAGTACGTGAAAAAGTAGCCGTCATTCAATCACTGTGTGAAATCATTCTTGATGAAAAATCAGAAGTATCAGTTCAACCTTTATCATCACCATCATCAAGTGAAATCAGCCAACTAGAGCTTCAAAAAATGATGGGGAATATGTCAACGGTTGTTAAAAATCCTACAAGTGAAAGAACAGTTAAAGAAGAAGATGCTAACGGTGATTCGCTTTTCGACTTTTAG
- a CDS encoding GNAT family N-acetyltransferase, which yields MKEMKEEFLNPATYSYFIKADQDYIGLIDYLPENPKDHYPWLGLLMIHEQWKGKGFGKRAYHLFEQSIKNSGKQAIRLGVLTNNRDAKIFWESLGFIYYETKPFKDGREVDCYEKKLKN from the coding sequence ATGAAAGAAATGAAGGAAGAGTTTCTGAACCCAGCTACATATAGCTATTTTATAAAAGCTGATCAAGACTACATTGGCTTAATCGACTATTTACCTGAAAACCCGAAGGACCACTATCCTTGGCTGGGATTGCTTATGATTCATGAACAGTGGAAAGGAAAGGGCTTTGGAAAAAGAGCTTATCACCTTTTTGAGCAAAGTATTAAAAATTCAGGAAAGCAAGCAATCAGACTAGGTGTATTAACAAACAATAGGGATGCAAAAATCTTTTGGGAATCATTGGGATTTATCTATTATGAGACGAAGCCGTTTAAAGATGGAAGAGAAGTAGATTGCTATGAGAAAAAATTAAAAAACTGA